One part of the Enterococcus sp. DIV1094 genome encodes these proteins:
- a CDS encoding cation-translocating P-type ATPase, whose product MKRKEKQRKIHAQQMLEQLERIDPNTNEGLTDAQVQERIRLGAVNQATNPTFKTNKQIVMENVFTYFNLIFLVLAILLCVVSSYKNLTFLPVILANTGIAIYQEIHSKKILDQLSMLHAATVKVLRNGQEQKINIEELVLDDLVILKTGDQIPADGKIVEGSLQVNEALLTGEADEISKGIGDELMSGSFIIAGQALVQLTQVGNESYIAKLTIQAKEMGTGEQSEMIASLNRIIKWVGIIIIPIGLTLFSQSYFYNGNSLRESIVSMEAALIGMIPEGLYLLTTIALAMSATRLAKQQVLLHDMKSIETLARVDVLCVDKTGTITENAMDVQRVVLSENPLAKQTAEQLNELLGDYAQAIEADNETMQAIKNYFTKHSDKKATQIFPFSSVRKYSSVTFGEKSYVLGAPEMVLREAFPNYAPEFNAYTSQGYRVLVFGEYQGVLSQEVLEEAVIPLGYLLIANPIRQEAKATFDYFKKQEVAIKVISGDNPATVSHVATQAGIMNAERYVDVSSLSEEEFPEAMETYTVFGRVKPEQKKEFVRLLKENHTVAMTGDGVNDILAMKEADCSIAMASGNEAAMQAAQVVLLESDFSKMLEIVGEGRRVVNNIERSASLFLVKNIFSFLLSVFSVLFAFTYPLEPSQITLISLFTIGLPSFLLALEENENRIQGRFIENVLEKAIPGGLTDMMVVGALVVGGSILNLNKTDTSTASTMLLIVVGFLVLYKICQPLNQFRTRIMLFCASGIVFSVVFLHKLFSISAISPVSILLVLILFFAAESIFRQLTFFVEKYLHLDKIDATHTKKRWRKVYASLRRGK is encoded by the coding sequence ATGAAAAGAAAAGAAAAACAACGAAAAATTCATGCACAGCAAATGTTGGAACAATTAGAACGTATCGATCCTAACACAAATGAAGGGTTGACAGACGCACAAGTACAAGAAAGAATACGTCTTGGTGCTGTCAATCAGGCGACTAACCCTACATTTAAAACGAACAAACAGATCGTTATGGAGAATGTCTTTACTTACTTCAATCTGATTTTTTTAGTCTTAGCCATTTTATTATGCGTGGTCAGTTCCTATAAAAATTTGACTTTCTTACCAGTTATACTAGCAAATACAGGAATTGCCATCTATCAAGAGATCCATTCAAAAAAAATCTTAGATCAGTTGAGTATGCTCCATGCCGCAACAGTCAAGGTACTACGCAATGGGCAAGAGCAGAAGATAAATATCGAAGAATTGGTTCTCGATGATCTGGTCATTCTAAAAACAGGAGATCAGATCCCAGCGGATGGGAAGATCGTTGAGGGGAGTTTACAAGTCAATGAAGCGTTATTGACTGGTGAAGCAGATGAGATCAGCAAAGGGATCGGGGACGAACTGATGTCTGGTAGCTTTATCATTGCAGGTCAAGCGCTCGTTCAATTGACTCAAGTCGGAAATGAATCGTATATCGCTAAATTAACGATCCAAGCTAAAGAGATGGGGACTGGAGAACAGTCAGAGATGATTGCTTCATTGAATAGAATCATCAAATGGGTCGGGATCATTATTATTCCTATTGGACTGACTTTGTTTTCTCAAAGCTACTTTTACAATGGCAATTCGTTGAGAGAGAGTATTGTTTCGATGGAAGCAGCCTTGATCGGTATGATACCAGAAGGGCTCTACCTACTTACGACGATCGCCTTAGCTATGAGTGCCACTCGTTTAGCGAAACAACAAGTTTTACTTCATGACATGAAGAGCATCGAGACATTAGCACGAGTGGATGTCTTATGTGTCGACAAAACAGGGACGATCACTGAAAATGCGATGGATGTTCAACGTGTGGTACTTTCTGAAAATCCTTTAGCGAAACAAACGGCGGAACAATTGAACGAATTGCTTGGTGATTATGCGCAAGCTATCGAAGCAGACAACGAAACGATGCAGGCAATCAAAAACTACTTCACGAAGCATTCGGACAAAAAAGCGACGCAGATCTTCCCGTTTTCTTCCGTTAGAAAATATAGTAGCGTGACATTTGGGGAGAAGTCATATGTTCTCGGTGCGCCAGAAATGGTCTTACGTGAAGCATTTCCAAATTATGCGCCTGAATTCAACGCCTACACAAGCCAAGGGTATCGTGTATTAGTTTTTGGGGAATATCAAGGTGTACTTTCACAAGAAGTTTTGGAAGAAGCAGTGATTCCTTTAGGCTATTTACTGATTGCCAATCCAATCCGACAAGAAGCTAAAGCAACGTTTGACTATTTCAAGAAACAAGAAGTGGCGATCAAAGTGATTTCTGGCGATAATCCAGCGACCGTATCCCACGTAGCAACACAAGCGGGGATTATGAACGCGGAGCGATACGTAGATGTTTCTTCGTTAAGTGAAGAGGAATTTCCAGAAGCGATGGAAACATACACCGTCTTTGGACGCGTCAAACCAGAACAGAAAAAAGAATTTGTTCGTTTACTAAAAGAGAATCATACCGTTGCAATGACTGGTGATGGTGTCAATGATATCTTGGCGATGAAGGAAGCAGATTGCAGTATTGCGATGGCATCAGGAAATGAGGCGGCTATGCAAGCGGCACAAGTCGTCTTGTTGGAATCAGATTTTTCTAAAATGCTAGAGATCGTCGGCGAAGGACGGCGCGTAGTGAATAATATCGAACGCTCTGCCAGTCTCTTCTTAGTAAAAAATATCTTTTCATTTTTACTCTCTGTTTTCTCTGTCTTGTTTGCCTTCACTTATCCATTGGAACCTTCACAAATCACCTTGATCAGTTTATTTACGATCGGTTTACCTTCCTTTTTATTGGCACTGGAAGAAAATGAGAACCGCATCCAAGGTCGATTTATTGAGAATGTTTTGGAAAAAGCGATCCCTGGTGGCTTGACCGATATGATGGTCGTCGGTGCATTAGTTGTGGGCGGTTCGATTTTAAATCTAAACAAAACCGATACGTCAACAGCTTCTACGATGTTGCTGATCGTCGTTGGCTTTTTAGTCCTTTATAAAATCTGTCAACCATTGAATCAATTCCGCACAAGGATCATGCTATTTTGTGCAAGTGGTATCGTCTTTTCTGTCGTCTTCTTGCATAAATTGTTCTCGATTTCAGCCATCTCACCAGTTTCTATTTTATTAGTACTGATTCTCTTTTTTGCAGCGGAATCGATCTTTAGACAGTTGACTTTTTTCGTGGAAAAATATCTGCATTTAGATAAAATCGATGCGACACATACGAAAAAACGCTGGCGAAAAGTCTATGCCTCTTTAAGAAGAGGGAAGTAA
- a CDS encoding phosphate ABC transporter substrate-binding protein PstS family protein — MKKVLFSLGVLGFILAGCGSGSGSTDGSAANDSASSDDQVKIVAVGSTALQPLVDAAQEMFTQDNPNYQISVQGGGSGTGLSQVAAGAVTIGNSDVFAEQRDGIDASALVDHRVAVVGMAPIVNKETGVEDITKEQLIDIFTGEITNWSELGGADQEINVINRANGSGTRATFEYWALDGAVPVQSQEQDSSGTVRQIVAQTPGAISYLAFSYLDDSTQALKINGVEPTPENVSDNSWEIWAYEHMYTKGEPEPEVKKFLDFMMTDAVQEGPVRDLGYLPISLMKVERDAEGNLS, encoded by the coding sequence ATGAAAAAAGTTTTATTTTCTTTAGGAGTATTAGGTTTTATCTTAGCTGGATGTGGTTCTGGTTCAGGAAGTACGGATGGATCAGCAGCAAACGACTCAGCTAGTTCGGATGATCAAGTAAAAATCGTAGCGGTCGGTTCAACCGCTTTGCAACCTTTAGTGGACGCTGCGCAAGAAATGTTCACACAAGATAACCCCAACTATCAAATCTCTGTCCAAGGCGGCGGAAGTGGAACAGGACTTAGCCAAGTTGCAGCAGGCGCTGTAACGATCGGAAACTCTGATGTATTTGCAGAGCAAAGAGATGGAATCGATGCGAGTGCATTAGTGGACCATCGTGTAGCAGTTGTTGGGATGGCCCCAATCGTAAATAAAGAAACAGGTGTTGAAGACATCACTAAAGAACAATTGATCGACATTTTCACTGGCGAAATCACTAACTGGAGTGAATTAGGTGGAGCAGATCAAGAAATCAATGTTATCAACCGTGCAAACGGAAGTGGAACTCGTGCGACATTTGAATACTGGGCATTAGATGGCGCAGTGCCAGTCCAATCTCAAGAACAAGATTCATCAGGAACAGTACGTCAGATCGTGGCACAAACACCAGGTGCGATCAGCTACTTGGCATTCTCATATTTGGATGATTCGACACAAGCATTAAAAATCAACGGCGTAGAACCAACTCCTGAAAATGTTTCAGACAACAGCTGGGAAATTTGGGCTTACGAGCATATGTATACAAAAGGCGAACCAGAACCAGAAGTGAAGAAATTCTTAGACTTCATGATGACTGACGCAGTTCAAGAAGGACCAGTTAGAGACCTTGGTTACTTGCCAATCAGCTTGATGAAAGTTGAACGTGATGCAGAAGGTAACTTATCATAA
- a CDS encoding type II toxin-antitoxin system Phd/YefM family antitoxin, which translates to MELKKLEVPTSSITEVKRSPMDVFDQARKAETGVYIFNREKVAGVMLTQEQYETLLQELATLRQLVTTETEEIEVSGPATNESFPKNRTAIVSTSESLDELVSALKQYLVTGVSISAKNLDERMVALGFITKKTGFGGVVDMLNELTETGKINYQLRKKPNGKIVIAEIIGEQDSQSQLFDKLIIKKIYLHEI; encoded by the coding sequence TTGGAATTAAAGAAACTAGAAGTACCTACATCTTCGATTACAGAAGTAAAAAGATCGCCGATGGATGTGTTTGACCAAGCTAGAAAAGCTGAAACGGGCGTATATATTTTTAATCGAGAAAAAGTTGCTGGTGTCATGTTGACACAAGAGCAATATGAAACGTTATTGCAGGAGCTGGCTACGTTGCGCCAACTTGTTACTACAGAAACTGAAGAGATAGAAGTAAGTGGGCCAGCTACCAACGAATCATTCCCGAAAAATCGCACAGCGATCGTTTCAACTTCTGAATCATTAGATGAATTGGTGAGTGCCTTAAAGCAATATTTAGTCACTGGTGTGTCGATCTCTGCGAAAAATCTTGATGAACGAATGGTCGCATTAGGCTTCATTACGAAGAAGACCGGTTTTGGCGGAGTTGTCGATATGCTTAATGAATTAACCGAAACGGGTAAGATCAATTATCAATTAAGGAAAAAACCAAATGGCAAAATCGTGATCGCAGAAATCATCGGCGAACAAGATAGTCAATCGCAGCTATTTGATAAGTTGATCATCAAAAAAATCTATTTACATGAAATCTAA
- the copB gene encoding copper/silver-translocating P-type ATPase CopB, with protein sequence MDYQPMAHMGMDHEKMNHEAMGPDHHSMNHRSMDHDSMGHDHMGGGMDHSMHMGNFKQKFWLSLLLAIPIILFSPMMGMEFPFQVTFPGSDWIVLILATILFIYGGQPFLSGAKMELKQKSPAMMTLIAMGITVAYVYSLYSFIANLINPHTHVMDFFWELATLIVIMLLGHWIEMSAVSNASNALQKLAELLPETVKRLRTDGTEETISLKEVQEGDRLVVRAGDKMPTDGTILKGKTIVDESAVTGESKGVKKQVDDRVIGGSINGDGTIEIEVTGTGENSYLAKVMDMVRQAQGEKSKLESLSDKVAKWLFYVALVAGILAFVVWLVLTDLPTALERMVTVFIIACPHALGLAIPLVVARSTSIAAKNGLLLKSRQALEQANELDVIMLDKTGTLTEGKFTVTGVERLDDSYSEEELLKYLGALEANANHPLAIGIMRYLKEQNISPYQAENQKNLSGVGLTGTVEDKTIKVVNEKEIKRLGLAFPKERLTPYEEQGNTVSFLLINDRLVGLVALGDIIKPEAKSFIQSLKERKITPVMLTGDNQHAAEVVAQYLGIEEYYGGLLPNDKEAIVKRYQEQGKKVIMVGDGINDAPSLARATIGMAIGAGTDIAIDSADVVLINSDPKDILHFLDLAKQTRKKMIQNLWWGAGYNIVAIPLAAGILAPIGILLSPAVGAVLMSLSTVVVALNALTLKIKE encoded by the coding sequence ATGGACTATCAACCGATGGCTCATATGGGCATGGATCATGAAAAAATGAACCACGAGGCAATGGGGCCTGACCATCATTCGATGAACCATCGTTCAATGGATCATGACTCAATGGGGCATGACCATATGGGCGGTGGGATGGATCATTCGATGCACATGGGGAATTTCAAACAAAAATTTTGGTTGTCATTGTTGCTAGCGATTCCGATTATCTTGTTTTCTCCGATGATGGGCATGGAATTTCCCTTCCAAGTGACTTTTCCTGGCTCTGATTGGATCGTTTTGATCCTAGCAACGATTTTATTCATCTACGGTGGACAACCGTTTTTAAGCGGCGCTAAGATGGAACTAAAACAAAAAAGTCCTGCTATGATGACGTTGATTGCTATGGGGATCACTGTAGCATATGTGTACAGTCTCTATTCCTTTATTGCAAATCTCATCAATCCGCATACACATGTGATGGATTTTTTCTGGGAATTAGCAACGTTGATCGTCATCATGTTATTAGGGCATTGGATCGAAATGAGTGCCGTTTCTAATGCAAGTAATGCTTTACAAAAATTAGCAGAACTATTACCAGAAACCGTCAAACGATTACGAACAGATGGGACTGAAGAAACAATTTCCTTAAAAGAAGTACAAGAGGGCGATCGCTTAGTCGTTCGAGCAGGAGATAAAATGCCAACCGACGGGACGATTCTCAAAGGGAAAACGATCGTCGACGAATCTGCCGTAACGGGTGAGTCAAAAGGAGTCAAAAAACAAGTCGATGATCGAGTGATCGGTGGTTCGATCAATGGCGATGGCACTATCGAGATCGAAGTAACTGGAACAGGTGAAAATAGTTATTTAGCCAAAGTCATGGATATGGTTCGTCAAGCACAAGGAGAAAAATCCAAATTAGAATCGCTATCTGACAAAGTGGCGAAATGGTTGTTTTATGTGGCGTTGGTCGCAGGAATTTTAGCTTTCGTTGTTTGGCTTGTATTGACCGATCTACCAACTGCATTAGAACGAATGGTCACCGTCTTTATTATCGCCTGTCCGCATGCGTTAGGTTTAGCGATACCTCTAGTTGTTGCACGTTCGACTTCCATTGCGGCTAAAAATGGACTGTTGCTTAAAAGTCGTCAGGCATTAGAACAAGCCAATGAACTTGATGTTATCATGTTGGATAAAACTGGTACATTAACTGAAGGAAAATTTACTGTGACCGGTGTTGAACGTTTGGACGATAGTTATTCCGAAGAAGAACTATTGAAATATCTAGGTGCCTTAGAAGCGAATGCCAACCATCCGTTAGCGATTGGTATCATGCGGTATTTGAAAGAACAAAATATTTCTCCTTATCAAGCCGAAAACCAAAAAAATCTTTCAGGTGTCGGCTTGACTGGAACAGTAGAAGATAAAACAATCAAAGTAGTTAACGAAAAAGAAATCAAACGTTTAGGACTTGCGTTCCCAAAAGAACGCTTGACGCCTTATGAAGAACAAGGAAATACAGTCAGTTTTCTATTGATCAATGATCGTTTAGTTGGTTTGGTTGCCTTAGGCGATATCATCAAACCAGAAGCGAAAAGCTTTATTCAAAGCCTTAAAGAAAGAAAAATCACTCCGGTGATGCTGACAGGAGACAATCAACATGCAGCAGAAGTCGTTGCGCAATACTTAGGGATCGAAGAGTATTATGGTGGATTGTTGCCAAACGACAAAGAAGCCATCGTCAAACGTTATCAAGAACAAGGCAAAAAAGTCATCATGGTCGGTGATGGAATCAATGATGCACCAAGTTTAGCACGTGCAACGATCGGTATGGCCATTGGTGCAGGAACAGATATTGCCATTGATTCGGCAGATGTCGTGTTGATCAACAGCGATCCAAAAGATATCTTGCATTTCTTGGATCTGGCAAAACAAACAAGAAAGAAAATGATCCAAAATCTATGGTGGGGAGCTGGTTACAATATTGTTGCCATCCCCTTAGCAGCAGGAATTCTCGCACCAATCGGGATTTTATTGAGTCCAGCTGTAGGAGCTGTGTTGATGTCATTGAGTACCGTCGTTGTGGCACTTAATGCATTGACGTTGAAAATCAAAGAATGA
- a CDS encoding heavy metal translocating P-type ATPase: protein MENTAKKDTLVITGMTCANCAARIEKELKEQPGVLTATVNLATEKATINYQEVSIEDLIRSVETIGYGAILYDEAHKQKIAEEKRTYLKNMKRDVIIGSILTFPMMIAMIAMMLGFHGNLVHFFHDPWVQLILAIPVQFYIGWRFYEGAYHAIKTNAPNMDVLVAIGTTAAFVLSVYNGFFSTHSSDLYFESSNMIITLILLGKYLEHTAKNKTGDAIKQLMSLQKKTAQIIKNGEEKTIPIEEVVIGDVLLVRPGEQIPTDGKVIKGDSAIDEGMLMGESVPVEKKPGDLLFGGTINSTGLLEMTVTQVGKGTVLSQIIQMVEDAQGSKAPIQKIADKISGIFVPIVLVIAFFTLVLTGIFTRNWELAVIHSVSVLVIACPCALGLATPTAIMVGTGLGARKGILIKGGEALEAATHLDTILLDKTGTITQGKPVVTDVIGDEEVLAIAATLEQGSEHPLGKAIVNYGKEQSIPTLPVLQAKAHPGAGISGEVNGKSYFIGTRKRLVEMNVSFEAYQEQALQLERQGKTVMFLADDKQVLGLIAVADQIKEHAQLAIKQLQEQGLAVYMVTGDNQSVATTIGQEVGIPAENIFAEVLPDEKAGYVEKLQKEGKQVGMVGDGINDAPALALANVGIAMGSGTDIAMETADVTLMNSQLSSIGQTIELSSVTLKKIKQNLFWAFIYNVVSIPFAAFGLLNPIIAGGAMAFSSISVLLNSLSLNQKMKK, encoded by the coding sequence ATGGAGAATACAGCTAAAAAAGACACACTCGTGATTACTGGAATGACTTGCGCAAATTGTGCAGCACGCATCGAAAAGGAATTGAAAGAACAACCCGGAGTTTTGACCGCTACGGTCAATCTAGCAACAGAAAAGGCGACGATCAATTATCAAGAAGTATCCATCGAAGATTTGATTCGAAGTGTCGAAACGATTGGTTATGGGGCGATTTTATATGACGAGGCACATAAGCAAAAAATTGCTGAAGAAAAACGCACCTATTTAAAAAACATGAAACGTGATGTCATCATAGGGTCTATTTTAACTTTTCCTATGATGATCGCAATGATTGCCATGATGTTAGGTTTCCATGGAAATCTCGTCCACTTCTTCCATGATCCATGGGTCCAACTGATCTTGGCGATTCCTGTCCAGTTTTATATTGGCTGGCGTTTTTATGAAGGTGCCTATCATGCCATTAAAACGAATGCACCAAATATGGATGTCTTGGTTGCAATCGGTACGACTGCTGCGTTTGTTCTAAGTGTGTACAATGGCTTCTTTAGTACGCATTCTTCAGATCTGTATTTTGAGAGTAGTAATATGATCATCACGCTGATCTTATTAGGGAAATATTTAGAACATACGGCTAAAAATAAAACTGGTGATGCAATCAAACAGTTGATGTCTCTCCAGAAAAAAACAGCTCAAATCATCAAAAATGGCGAAGAAAAAACTATCCCGATCGAAGAGGTCGTTATTGGGGATGTCTTATTGGTTCGTCCAGGGGAACAAATCCCAACAGATGGAAAAGTCATAAAAGGCGACAGTGCGATCGATGAAGGGATGTTGATGGGTGAAAGTGTGCCAGTTGAGAAAAAGCCAGGTGATTTGCTTTTTGGTGGAACGATCAATTCAACCGGTCTTCTTGAAATGACAGTGACCCAAGTGGGCAAAGGCACGGTGCTTTCACAAATCATCCAAATGGTGGAAGATGCACAAGGAAGCAAAGCACCGATCCAAAAAATCGCTGATAAGATTTCTGGTATTTTTGTACCGATCGTGTTAGTTATCGCTTTTTTCACTTTAGTATTAACAGGAATATTTACACGCAATTGGGAACTTGCGGTGATCCATAGTGTGTCAGTTCTGGTGATTGCTTGTCCTTGTGCATTAGGCTTGGCTACGCCAACGGCTATCATGGTTGGCACTGGTTTAGGCGCACGAAAGGGCATTTTGATCAAAGGTGGCGAGGCACTAGAAGCTGCGACACATCTTGACACGATCCTTTTAGATAAGACCGGCACGATCACGCAAGGAAAACCAGTCGTTACAGACGTGATCGGAGACGAAGAAGTTTTAGCGATTGCAGCGACATTAGAGCAAGGGTCAGAGCATCCTCTAGGAAAAGCAATCGTCAATTATGGAAAAGAACAATCGATTCCTACACTACCTGTCCTTCAGGCTAAAGCGCATCCGGGTGCTGGGATCAGTGGAGAAGTCAATGGAAAATCTTATTTTATTGGTACAAGAAAACGTTTGGTGGAGATGAACGTTTCATTTGAAGCTTATCAAGAACAAGCGTTACAATTAGAACGTCAAGGAAAAACCGTGATGTTTCTCGCAGATGACAAACAAGTATTGGGCTTGATCGCTGTCGCTGACCAAATCAAAGAACACGCGCAACTGGCGATCAAACAGTTACAAGAACAAGGTTTGGCAGTCTATATGGTCACTGGGGACAATCAATCTGTCGCAACAACGATTGGACAAGAAGTTGGTATTCCAGCTGAAAACATCTTTGCTGAAGTGTTACCTGACGAAAAAGCCGGCTATGTTGAAAAACTGCAAAAAGAAGGAAAACAAGTAGGTATGGTTGGTGATGGGATCAACGATGCACCCGCATTGGCGTTAGCAAATGTCGGCATCGCCATGGGCAGTGGAACAGATATTGCCATGGAAACGGCTGATGTGACGTTGATGAATAGTCAACTGTCATCGATTGGACAAACGATCGAGCTTTCAAGTGTAACTCTGAAAAAAATCAAACAAAACTTATTTTGGGCATTTATCTATAATGTTGTCAGTATCCCATTTGCTGCTTTTGGCCTATTGAATCCAATTATCGCCGGAGGAGCGATGGCGTTCAGCTCAATCAGTGTATTACTAAATTCATTGAGTCTAAACCAAAAAATGAAGAAATAA
- the copZ gene encoding copper chaperone CopZ, whose amino-acid sequence MKTKLKINGMSCNHCVSRVEETVKALPGVKKVNVHLKKEIGTVTLDETVIQPLTICQAINDLGYQAEVI is encoded by the coding sequence ATGAAAACAAAATTAAAAATCAACGGAATGAGCTGTAACCATTGCGTTTCACGAGTAGAAGAGACAGTAAAGGCATTACCAGGTGTAAAAAAAGTCAACGTTCACTTAAAAAAAGAGATAGGAACTGTAACGTTAGATGAAACGGTGATCCAACCGTTGACGATCTGTCAAGCGATCAATGATCTAGGTTACCAAGCAGAGGTGATTTGA
- a CDS encoding CopY/TcrY family copper transport repressor: MEALKKPIKISDSEWEIMRVVWTLQNTTAQEITQILSESMGWKSATVKTLLGRLVKKEAIWTEQEGKKFIYHPAVSESETVQSAAENLFSHICAKKVGETIADLVSEATLTQADIDQILAELKQKEPVATIQCNCIPGQCNCHQHD; encoded by the coding sequence ATGGAAGCATTGAAAAAGCCAATCAAAATCAGTGATTCAGAATGGGAGATCATGCGTGTGGTGTGGACATTACAAAACACAACTGCCCAAGAAATCACACAGATCCTTTCAGAATCGATGGGGTGGAAATCAGCAACGGTCAAAACGCTCTTAGGGCGCCTTGTCAAAAAAGAAGCGATTTGGACAGAACAAGAAGGGAAAAAATTTATCTATCATCCAGCGGTGTCTGAATCGGAAACGGTGCAAAGTGCCGCAGAAAATTTATTCTCACATATTTGTGCTAAGAAAGTCGGAGAGACGATTGCAGACCTTGTTTCAGAAGCAACTTTGACGCAAGCGGACATCGATCAGATCCTGGCAGAGCTAAAACAAAAAGAACCCGTAGCAACGATCCAGTGCAATTGTATCCCAGGACAATGCAATTGCCACCAACACGACTAG
- a CDS encoding topology modulation protein has product MKIMIMGQSGAGKSTLARSLQKMTGSPLLALDRLWLKTDYDKEAERWLFQEQERFMADNSDWIIEGNYLSIAKERIEQADLILLLRLPRHHAIYRVIKRSIKRKLDKRTRPDVPEEFKEKFDQEYLDFLRYVWRYRKEKEPLALKKLTEQDAMAKVVILDGPHQQKAFLEKWRNKSS; this is encoded by the coding sequence ATGAAAATCATGATCATGGGACAATCCGGTGCTGGGAAATCTACGCTTGCCAGAAGTTTGCAAAAAATGACAGGAAGCCCACTTCTAGCACTTGATCGGCTGTGGCTCAAAACGGATTATGATAAAGAAGCAGAACGTTGGTTGTTTCAGGAACAAGAACGTTTTATGGCAGATAATAGCGATTGGATCATCGAAGGGAACTATCTATCAATCGCCAAAGAGCGAATCGAACAAGCAGACTTGATTCTATTGCTTCGCTTGCCGAGACACCATGCGATCTATCGGGTAATCAAGCGGTCGATCAAACGCAAATTAGATAAACGTACACGTCCAGATGTTCCAGAAGAATTCAAAGAAAAATTCGATCAGGAGTATCTGGATTTTTTGCGGTATGTTTGGCGGTACAGAAAAGAGAAAGAACCATTGGCTCTTAAAAAGCTAACCGAACAAGATGCAATGGCGAAAGTAGTTATTTTAGATGGGCCACATCAGCAAAAAGCATTTTTAGAAAAATGGCGAAACAAAAGTAGTTGA